The window TGGCACTTCACAAGATTTATGTAACAAAAGACAGCAATGAAGCCGCTTTTGATGCTATTGTAGAAAAATACAGAGCTGAAGATCAGAACCAGACATTGGTTTTTGAAGCAGCAGCGCCAAAACAGCCTGAAAAAGCAGATTCAGATATTGATGTGGAAGGTTTCAAAAAAGCATGGACAGAATTGAAAGATACTCATGATTTCTTCATGATGACCAGAAAATACGGCGTAAGCAGAACTCAGGCATTAAGACTGGCTCCGGAAGGATTTGCTAAGAAAATTGATAATGCTAAAGTAGTGAATATCCTTGAAGATGCTTCTGAAAAAAACACACCAATTATGGTTTTTGTTGGAAACAGAGGAATGATCCAGATCCACACAGGAAATGTGAAGAAAACACTTTGGCACCAGCAGTGGTTTAACGTAATGGATCCTGATTTCAACCTACACCTTGATGTAACGAAAATTGCAGAAGCTTGGATCGTTAAAAAACCAACTGAAGACGGAGAAGTAACCGCTATCGAAGTATTCAACAGTGAAGGAGACTTCATCGTTCAGTTCTTCGGAAAAAGAAAACCGGGAATTCCTGAACTTCAGGAATGGAAGGACCTGGTAGCAGCATTAGAGCAATAATAATTAGATGATTTGAATGAGACCGTTTTGTTTGTAAAATTCAAAGCGGTCTTTTTTATTGCATGCGATCTGAATATTTGTGTAATTTGTGATTAAATATAAAATAGAATGAAAAATATTTTCATAGCGATACTGCTTGCCGGCTTCTGCGTATTGAAAGCGCAGGATTTTAAGGCGTATCAGTTTTATGATAAAAAAGGAAAAGAAGTAAAGACAGAAAAACTGGTAAAAGAACTGGCAGAGTATGATGTGGTGTTTTTTGGCGAAAATCATAACAGCTCTATCAATCACTGGCTTCAGCTTAAAATTACAGAAGCTTTGTTTGCTAAAAAGAATGGCCAGGTCATGTTGGGAGCAGAAATGTTTGAAAGAGACAATCAGGCTCAGCTGGATCAATATTTAAACGGAAAGTTTGATGCTAAAACATTGAAAGATTCTGCCCGTTTATGGAATAATTATGCAACAGATTGTAAACCTTTGGTAGATTTTGCCAAAGATAAAAAGCTCAGTTTTATTGCCACGAATATCCCAAGAAGATATGCCTCCCAAACCGCAAAAGAAGGTCTCGAATCTTTAAATAAATTAAGCGAAAAAGAGAAAACATACATTGCTCAGCTGCCAATTAAAGTAACTTTAGACACTCCGGGATATCCGGAAATGAAAAAGATGATGGGTGACCATGCCGAAGGTACAAAAGTGATGAATTTCATCTCCGCTCAGGCTACAAAAGATGCAACAATGGCGGAATCTATCCTGAAAAATTATCAGGCCGGAAAAACCTTCATCCATTACAACGGAAACTATCACAGCAAAGAATTCGGGGGAATTTATTGGTACATCAAACAGAAAAATCCTAATCTTAAAATGGCAGTAATCTCGGTTTTTGAATCGGATGATCCTGAACTGAAAGTTCCTGCCAAAGATTATATCCCTACAGACTTTAATCTGATTATTCCGGGAGATATGACGAAGACTTTTTAATCTTATAAAAGTGTCATTCTGACGAAGGAAGAATCTCGCTGTTAAATTATTGTGAGATTCTTTACTACATTATATTCAATAGGGTCGGGCTTTAGCCCGACTATTTTTAATTAAAATATTCATTGGCGTTAGCCGAAACTTAAAATTCCACGGTAAACAAATTATTTTTACTCCACAATATTTACCTTTGTATCACATTCAAAAAACATGAAGAAATTATCCATCCTCCTGATCTTTTTTACCGGACTGTTCAATGCGCAGAAACTTACTTCCAATGAGCTTTCTATCATCAATCACGGAGATATAAACACCGCTTTACCAATCTACCAGACTACCGATTCTAATCAGCATAAAACATTGCTGAGCATTTCTTCAGAAGCTGATCCTCTTGACCCCAATACAGCCGTACTGGTAAAAAGAATGAAAGAATCTCTTCTTTCAACTGATGGCGGAGTAGGCATTGCTGCACCTCAGGTGGGTATCAACAGAAAAATCATCTGGGTGCAGCGTTTTGATAAAGAAGGCACTCCACTGGAATACTTTATCAATCCTGTGATTGTATGGCGTTCCGATTTGCAGAATCTTGGTCCTGAAGGCGATTTGTCTATTCCTGAATTCAGAGATCAGTTTTACAGAAGCAAAGTCATTCAGCTTGAATATGTTGATCTGAAAGGGCAAAGGTATTCAGAAATTGTTGAAGGTTTTACGGCGGTT of the Chryseobacterium aureum genome contains:
- a CDS encoding hemin-degrading factor: MSTLVNDLKEKWEALKAENPHIRIRNAAAQLEVSEAELLATSIGEGVTALKPDFKEILTAAEQLGKVMALTRNDECVHERKGTYLNGDFSSPHAQLFVGEDIDLRIFLNHWKFAFAVLEGDKKSLQFFGKDGLALHKIYVTKDSNEAAFDAIVEKYRAEDQNQTLVFEAAAPKQPEKADSDIDVEGFKKAWTELKDTHDFFMMTRKYGVSRTQALRLAPEGFAKKIDNAKVVNILEDASEKNTPIMVFVGNRGMIQIHTGNVKKTLWHQQWFNVMDPDFNLHLDVTKIAEAWIVKKPTEDGEVTAIEVFNSEGDFIVQFFGKRKPGIPELQEWKDLVAALEQ
- a CDS encoding ChaN family lipoprotein; the encoded protein is MKNIFIAILLAGFCVLKAQDFKAYQFYDKKGKEVKTEKLVKELAEYDVVFFGENHNSSINHWLQLKITEALFAKKNGQVMLGAEMFERDNQAQLDQYLNGKFDAKTLKDSARLWNNYATDCKPLVDFAKDKKLSFIATNIPRRYASQTAKEGLESLNKLSEKEKTYIAQLPIKVTLDTPGYPEMKKMMGDHAEGTKVMNFISAQATKDATMAESILKNYQAGKTFIHYNGNYHSKEFGGIYWYIKQKNPNLKMAVISVFESDDPELKVPAKDYIPTDFNLIIPGDMTKTF
- a CDS encoding peptide deformylase, whose translation is MKKLSILLIFFTGLFNAQKLTSNELSIINHGDINTALPIYQTTDSNQHKTLLSISSEADPLDPNTAVLVKRMKESLLSTDGGVGIAAPQVGINRKIIWVQRFDKEGTPLEYFINPVIVWRSDLQNLGPEGDLSIPEFRDQFYRSKVIQLEYVDLKGQRYSEIVEGFTAVIFQHEIDHLFGILISDKKEKEKNDAYRKVDAYQKSDVMKDRR